The DNA window TCGGTTGTCTCCTGGCCTGCGCGGGGGTTCTGATGGCCGTCGGCCTGCGGTGGGCCGGCCATCTGGTTATCGGATGTGGGGTGGCGATCCTGTGCATCGCCATCGCTGTGTGTCTTCGTCCGCTGCGATTGACGTGGCGTGTCGCGCAGCTCGGAGCCGAGTCCGCGACGGACGGCTCCTACGGTGCACCCTCGACGGCGATCTATGCGCTTCTGGTGACCGGGGGATTGGCGCTGGTTGCCGGTGCCGTGTCGGTGTCGCTGCCCCGACGCACATCGAAGCGGCCGTTCGTGGCGCCGGCAGCGGCGATCGTGGCGGGGCTGGTGGTCGGGGTGATCGCTGTTGCCGTGGTGGGGTGGTGGAACGGACGTCCGTTGTCCTACACCCCGCTGGGCGGGCTGAGCGATTTGGCCGCCCTTCCGGGCCGCTGGTAGCCTGGTCAATCGGCGTTGCTGCAGTCCGCGGCGGCACGCCCGAGTTGCGAACGCGGCACTGAGAAGTTCAGGAGAACACCATGGCATTGACTGCTGCCGAGAAGAAGGAAATCCTCACCGAGTACGGCCTCCACGAGACCGACACCGGTTCCCCCGAGGCCCAGGTCGCGCTGCTGACCAAGCGCATCACCGACCTGACCGAGCACCTCAAGCAGCACAAGCACGATCACCACAGCCGGCGCGGTCTGCTGCTGCTCGTCGGCCGTCGTCGTCGCCTGCTGAAGTACGTCGCGAAGGTCGACATCAACCGCTACCGCTCGCTCATCGAGCGCCTCGGGCTGCGTCGCTGACGTCGTCTCCGACATCGCGTTCTACCCACCGGCCACGTCGCCCCGGATCACCCGGGCAACGTGGCCGGTGGTGTTTGTCCAGAAGCACGGGTGCGCGATGATAAACTGACAGACGGATCGTTGCCATGGGAGTCCCGACGGATGTGACGACGAGCCAGATCGGTCCTCGGTAGTGGCCGCCGGAACCCGCACGGTGTTCCGGCCGCTTCGATCGAAGGCCGTCTGAGCATTTCACTCCGGTCGTCGAATCTCATTGCTCGTTCTGGGCTGGTCATCGTCGTGCGCCAGGCGCGCGATAGCCGACGTCGTCGGTTGTGGCCTGCCCATATCCACATAACCCGGCTGCATGGTGCAGCCATGATCGCGGCTGCACCGTGCGGCCGCCACGAAGGGATCACCACCCCACATGACAGATGTGACCACCACCGAAGGCCTCGACGACTACGACGAGGCCATCACCGAGGCGACCGCCGTCATCGACAACGGCAGCTTCGGCACCCGCACCATCCGTTTCGAGACGGGCCGTCTGGCCCTGCAGGCCGCCGGATCGGTGACCGCCTACCTCGACGACGAGAACATGTTGCTCTCGACCACCGCAGCGTCGAAGCACCCCAAGGAGCATTTCGACTTCTTCCCGCTCACCGTGGACGTCGAGGAGCGGATGTACGCCGCCGGACGCATCCCCGGATCGTTCTTCCGCCGTGAGGGACGCCCGTCGACCGACGCCATCCTCACCTGCCGCCTGATCGACCGTCCGCTGCGCCCGTCCTTCGTCGACGGCCTGCGCAACGAGATCCAGGTCGTGGTGACGGTGATGAGCCTCAACCCCAACGACCTCTACGACGTCGTCGCCATCAACGCGGCGTCGGCCTCCACGCAGCTCGCGGGCCTGCCGTTCTCCGGCCCGGTCGGCGGTGTGCGCGTGGCGCTCATCCCCACCGAGGAGAACAAGGCCGGCCAGTGGGTCGCGTTCCCGACTGTCGAGCAGCTCGAAGGCGCAGTCTTCGACATGGTCGTCGCGGGTCGCATCGTCTCCGGCGAGGGGGATGCCGCTGACGTCGCGATCATGATGGTCGAGGCCGAGGCCACCGACAAGGTCCTCGAGATCATCGCCGGCGGCGCGCAGGCGCCGACCGAGGCCATCGTCGCCGAAGGTCTCGAGGCCGCCAAGCCGTTCATCGCCCGCCTGTGTGAGGCCCAGAAGTCGCTGGCTGCGGCCGCGGCCAAGGAGACCGGCGAGTTCCCGCTGTTCCCGCCGTATGCCTCCGACGCCTACGACGCCGTCGAGGCCGCCGCGAAGGATCGGCTCTCGGAGATCCTGACGATCCCCGGCAAGCAGGAGCGCGACGAGAAGACCGACGAGCTCAAGGACGACATCCTCGCCCAGCTCGGCGAGCAGTTCGAAGGACGCGAGAAGGAGATCGGTGCGGCTTACCGTTCGGTCACCAAAAAGCTTGTGCGCCAGCGCATTCTGACCGATCACTTCCGCATCGACGGTCGCGGCATCACCGACATCCGGTCGCTGTCGGCCGAGGTCGCGGTCATCCCACGCGCCCACGGCAGCGCCCTGTTCGAGCGCGGCGAGACCCAGATCCTGGGCGTCACCACCCTCGACATGGTCAAGATGGCCCAGCAGATCGACTCACTCGGGCCGGAGACCTCCAAGCGCTACATGCACCACTACAACTTCCCGCCGTATTCGACCGGTGAGACCGGCCGGGTGGGCTCGCCCAAGCGTCGCGAGATCGGTCACGGCGCGCTCGCCGAGCGTGCCCTGGTTCCGGTGTTGCCGAGCGTCGAGGAGTTCCCGTACGCAATCCGCCAGGTGTCGGAGGCACTCAGCTCCAACGGCTCGACCTCGATGGGTTCGGTCTGCGCGTCGACCATGTCGCTGCTGAATGCCGGTGTGCCGCTGAAGGCCCCGGTCGCCGGTATCGCCATGGGACTGGTCTCCGACACTGTCGACGGGGAAACCCGCTATGTGGCGCTGACCGACATCCTCGGTGCGGAGGACGCTTTCGGCGACATGGACTTCAAGGTCGCCGGCACCAAGGACTTCGTCACCGCGCTGCAGCTCGACACCAAGCTCGACGGTATTCCGTCGCAGGTGCTCGCGGGTGCGCTCAGCCAGGCCAAGGACGCCCGGCTGACCATCCTCGACGTGATGGCCGAGGCCATCGACGAGCCCGACGAGATGAGCCCGTACGCGCCGCGGATCACCACCGTGAAGATCCCGATGGACAAGATCGGTGAGCTGATCGGGCCCAAGGGCAAGACGATCAACGGCATCACCGAGGACACCGGCGCCAACATCTCCATCGAGGACGACGGCACCGTGTTCGTCGGCGCCACCGATGGACCGTCGGCGCAGGCGGCGATTGATCGCATCAACGCGATCGCCAACCCGCAGCTGCCCAAGGTGGGCGAGCGTTTCCTGGGCACAATCGTCAAGACGACCGCCTTCGGTGCGTTCGTGTCGCTGCTCCCGGGTCGCGACGGCCTGGTGCACATCTCCAAGCTCGGTAAGGGCAAGCGCATCAACAAGGTCGAAGACGTGGTGAACGTCGGCTCCAAGCTCCGCGTGGAGA is part of the Gordonia bronchialis DSM 43247 genome and encodes:
- the rpsO gene encoding 30S ribosomal protein S15: MALTAAEKKEILTEYGLHETDTGSPEAQVALLTKRITDLTEHLKQHKHDHHSRRGLLLLVGRRRRLLKYVAKVDINRYRSLIERLGLRR
- a CDS encoding polyribonucleotide nucleotidyltransferase, giving the protein MTDVTTTEGLDDYDEAITEATAVIDNGSFGTRTIRFETGRLALQAAGSVTAYLDDENMLLSTTAASKHPKEHFDFFPLTVDVEERMYAAGRIPGSFFRREGRPSTDAILTCRLIDRPLRPSFVDGLRNEIQVVVTVMSLNPNDLYDVVAINAASASTQLAGLPFSGPVGGVRVALIPTEENKAGQWVAFPTVEQLEGAVFDMVVAGRIVSGEGDAADVAIMMVEAEATDKVLEIIAGGAQAPTEAIVAEGLEAAKPFIARLCEAQKSLAAAAAKETGEFPLFPPYASDAYDAVEAAAKDRLSEILTIPGKQERDEKTDELKDDILAQLGEQFEGREKEIGAAYRSVTKKLVRQRILTDHFRIDGRGITDIRSLSAEVAVIPRAHGSALFERGETQILGVTTLDMVKMAQQIDSLGPETSKRYMHHYNFPPYSTGETGRVGSPKRREIGHGALAERALVPVLPSVEEFPYAIRQVSEALSSNGSTSMGSVCASTMSLLNAGVPLKAPVAGIAMGLVSDTVDGETRYVALTDILGAEDAFGDMDFKVAGTKDFVTALQLDTKLDGIPSQVLAGALSQAKDARLTILDVMAEAIDEPDEMSPYAPRITTVKIPMDKIGELIGPKGKTINGITEDTGANISIEDDGTVFVGATDGPSAQAAIDRINAIANPQLPKVGERFLGTIVKTTAFGAFVSLLPGRDGLVHISKLGKGKRINKVEDVVNVGSKLRVEIADIDDRGKISLVPVDDDAAAEAQAEAATADA